Below is a window of Shewanella khirikhana DNA.
CGCGCTGCTTGCTGTCGCCAAACTCATCCACAGTGGCGGCAAACACATGCTGGGCGATGAGCATGTCCCTGTCGGAAACATCGCTGCTTTCGCTGTGGTCTTTAAATATCCCCCGGCTTAGCCCCAAACTGCTGGCAAGGCGCGCCACCAAAGGCCCGGCATAACCGTTCAGTGCCGCGTAGCGGGCAAAAAAGATATAGGTGGCTTCCGGGCTCAACAATGCGCTGTAACAGGCTTTCATACAGAGGGCATCACTGGTTTCCCCCTGAAAATGGGCACTTAGCTGCGCGGCAACCTGCGCAGGCTCCATCTGGTTGGCGATAAGGTGCATATGTATCCTCCTTGATATGCCTTGCGGCATCCCGGTATTAAGACTCTGTCGGGTAGGCAGCGCCCTTCCTTAGAGCCTAGTTCATGCCCTGTCTGCCCACAAATGCCACCTCACCCGGCAGCCGCAGACCAAACAGAAACGGCGCAAATCTGTACAGCCGGTCAGCAATTGCCATCTTTTTGCCACAATTGATCAGCGGTCTGCCCCCCTGTTTTAGCGCCAAACTGTTTCAATTAGTCAGGCTCTCAATCCCAAATTTTCAGCAAGGAAGAATCATGGCGGACATGTTTTTTGGACTCATGGCATTGGCGCTGCTCGGCGGCCTTGGCTTTGGTGGTTTTATGGCCATCCGCGCCGGGCTCAGACGCCTGTACGGCAATACCGAAAACCCAGCACTGCTGGCGAGAATGTCATTGATTTTAAAAGGTGCTCTTACGCTAATGCTGTGTCTGCTGGCCATAGTGCCACTCACCCTGGTACAGGATTTGGCCTCAGAACGAGAAGGCCTGTACCGCGACGTGGTACGTGACATCGGCGAGTCCTGGGGTGAGGAGCAACTGCTGACAGGGCCAGTGCTGGTACTGCCCTACCGCTATGCCGTGCTGACCGAAGAAACCGTGGCCGATGGCAGCCGTCGCCAGCGTCGCAGTACTGTGGAAGATGAATTGCTGATCCTTCCCAAGCACCTGAAAATGAAGGCCGATCTCAAGCATGACTTTCGCGACCGTGGCATCTACCACTCGCTGGTGTACCAAAGCGGGGTGGAGGGCCAGGCCAGCTTCGATGTCAATCTGCCCATCATCAGCAATCTGGAATCATTCGAATTTTCCCGCGCCCGTTTGGTGTTTGGCCTCTCCGCCAATCAGGCAATAGACGGGGTAGACAGCTTTGTGGTCAGCGGTGATGGTCCACGGGTCGGCGGCGATCTGATGTCCGGCACCGGCCTTGCCATCGAGGCGCTGAATCGAGGTTTTCATCGGCCCCTGCAACTGGGTCAGGAACACGCTCCCTTTACCGTGGACTTCAAACTGCGCCTGCGTGGCTCGCAGGGGATCGGCTTTCTGCCCCTTGGCGAGGCCTCCGAGTTTAGCCTCAGCGCCGATTGGCCCCATCCCAGCTTTACCGGCATACTCCCCAGCGAGCGCAATATCAGCGCCGATGGTTTTAACGCCTCATGGAATATCAGTCATTTAAGTCGTAACTATCCGCAAATCATGCGCACTTCACAGGGGCAGAGCCTGCTGGAAGCCCGGGCCCATACCCAGCTGTTTGAACCCGTCACCCACTACGGCAAAATCGAGCGAGCCATCAAATATGGTCTGTTGTTCGTTGCCCTGACCTTTATCTTGCTGCTGATGTTTGAACTGGGTCAGGGTCAGAGTTTATCGCCACTGCAGTACCTGATGGTGGGCGCAGCCATGACGCTGTTTTACCTGCTGTTGTTGGCGCTGTCTGAACACCTTGGCTTTGGCATGGCCTATGTGCTCGCGGCTTTGGTGCCTGTGCTCAGCATTCCTGCGTATGTGGCCAGCGCCACCCAAAGCCGTGGCCGGGGCGTGATTATGCTGGTGATGTTGCTGGGTTTGTATGGCCTGCTGTACTCCATTTTGCGCCTGGAAGATTACGCACTCTTGATGGGCAGCGGCCTGCTGCTGGCGGTCCTGCTGACGCTGATGTTCCTCACCCGCCGCCAAAGCGTGCCCGGCTAATCACTTCATCCCTTGAGCCTCGATGAAGGTACCGGCAGCCCCCCTCTCCTTTGGCTGCCGGTTTTTTTTATTTGTCCCAACCGGGTACACTCAGCTTTCCACCGCATCAAAGGAGTTAAGATGCACCACACCCACGCCCCCCGGTTTGGCCAGGGCTCGCGCCCCTTGTTACTGCTGCTGTTCTGGCTGCTGTTATTGCTGCCATCCGCCATGCTTTATCTTTTGGATATCAAGCTGTTTCCACTGCTCAGGCTCGACACCATTGGCGCAGATGCCCTCTACTGGGTAACCTTCACCGGCACGGCGCCCTGGGGTGCCCTTACCGCGGTAGCTGTGGCTGCATTGGGGTTTTATCGCTTATCGCGCGCCCAGGCGACCCGAATGCTGCTGGCGCTGGCTTTATCCCTGGGTGGTGGACTGGTGCTGAATGAGTATCTGAAAACCTGCTTCGATGAGCCCCGCCCCAATGCCCAGTGGATGGCCGAGCAAGGGCTGCTGGAGCTTGAGCCCTTTTACCAGAAGTCCAAACCCGAGCGCCGGGAACAAATCTCCCGCCTCTTTGCCGAGCAAAACAGCAGTCTGCCGCCACTGTCCGCCGCCATCGCCGACCATTGGCAGCACGAAGTTGGCCTGTCTTTTCCCTCGGGTCATACCCTGTTTGCGGCCGTGTTGGCACTGAGTGGATTTTGGTTTTTTATCGCCTCGGGGCACTGGGGCGTGTGTGGTCTGCTTGGGATTTGGGCTGTAGCTATGGGGTTTTCACGGATGCTGCTGGGGATGCACCACAGTCAGGACGTGCTGGCGGCAACCCTTATCGCCCTGCCACTGGCGATGGTCGGCATTGCTCTGGCACGGCTGCCAGTGCTGTTTCGACGTTAATTCAAATAGGTTTTCATCAGCTGTTGGTACTGGCCATTTTTTTTGATTTTTTTCAGGCCCTCGTTAAAGGCATCCCGCACCACAGAGTTGTGAAACATCAGCTGATAGGCGGTGCGGGGGAATACCTCGTGGTACTCCAGCGGCAGGCTGGTATCCACCTCGGTTTCCACCAAGCGGTTGTTGGCCAGAAAGATGTACTTGTCGGCCACCGCCACGTCGATGCGGCCTAGATATAACATCTTGTTTTGATTGGTTTGCGGGTTTAACTCGCGGTAAATGGTGTTGCTACTCACCTTCTGGAATTCGCCCCCCAGCATAAAGGACGCATTTTCAAAGGCTGCCACGCTGTAATTCTTTAAGTCGATGATTTGCCGAAGCTTCACCCCCCGCTCTTTTAAGCTGATGGCGACATTGCGGTAATAGATATAGTGATCAGAGGCATAGCCCGGCAGACCGAAATAGCTGTTCACCGTCATCACCCCATCGAGGCGTTCCTTTTCGTAGAACAACAGTTGGCGTTTGCGGGAATAGAATTTAAAGCGAACATCCATGCCAACCTCGGCAAAGGCGGCACGGATAATTTCAAGCTCGAGGCCGGATTCGGAGTCTTCGAGCACGTAGGGCGGCTTATTGTTTGGAGCGCCTATGGTGACAGTGGCGGCATGGCTGGCGAGCGCCAGACACATCGCCAGCAAAAACAAGGATAAGCGCATAAGATCCCTTCTAATTATCATTGTCTTAAACTATAGACGCTGACAACCGAACAGACCAATCCGCAGCGCGGTTTCTCCTTAAGCCAACGCCTCTTCCAGCGCCCGCAGACACAGGGCCACGTTTTCGGCGCGGGCGCCATAGCCCATCAGCCCGATCCGCCAGGCTTTACCCGCCAGATCCCCAAGTCCGGCACCAATCTCGAGGTTGTAGCGACCAAGTAAGCTACTGCGCACAGCGGCATCATCCACACCTTCTGGAATGTACACGGCATTGAGCTGCGGCAGGCGGTAAGCCTCATCCACCACAAAGCCCAACCCAAGTTTCTCAAGGCCGGCCTTCAGCAGCTGATGCATATTTTGATGTCTGGCCCAGGCATTTTCCAGGCCTTCTTCGGCAAGCAGCCGCAGTGACTCGTGCAGCGCATAGAGGGCATTAACCGGCGCTGTGTGGTGATAAGCGCGCTTGCCACCACCACTCCAGTAGCCCATTACCAGGGTCTGATCCAAAAACCAGCTCTGCACCTGAGTCTTGCGGCTTTTAAGCTTCTCAACCGCCCTTGGGGAGAAAGACACAGGTGACAGGCCCGGTACGCAGGACAGGCACTTCTGACTGCCAGAATAGATGGCATCTATGCCCCACTCATCGACCCTGAGCTCGACCCCGCCAAGAGAAGTCACGGCATCGACAATCGACAGGCAGCCGTGTTCACGGGCAAGGGCGCACAGGGTTTTGGCATCCGATAGCGCACCTGTGCTGGTTTCGGCATGGACGAAGGCAAGAAATTTGGCGTCGGGATTAAGCTTCAACACCCCTTCAACCACGTCTGGGTCAACCGGTGCGCCCCAGGGGAAGTCCACCACCACAGCAACACCACCGCAGCGCTCCACGTTCTGGCGCATCCGCTCGCCAAACACCC
It encodes the following:
- the creD gene encoding cell envelope integrity protein CreD is translated as MADMFFGLMALALLGGLGFGGFMAIRAGLRRLYGNTENPALLARMSLILKGALTLMLCLLAIVPLTLVQDLASEREGLYRDVVRDIGESWGEEQLLTGPVLVLPYRYAVLTEETVADGSRRQRRSTVEDELLILPKHLKMKADLKHDFRDRGIYHSLVYQSGVEGQASFDVNLPIISNLESFEFSRARLVFGLSANQAIDGVDSFVVSGDGPRVGGDLMSGTGLAIEALNRGFHRPLQLGQEHAPFTVDFKLRLRGSQGIGFLPLGEASEFSLSADWPHPSFTGILPSERNISADGFNASWNISHLSRNYPQIMRTSQGQSLLEARAHTQLFEPVTHYGKIERAIKYGLLFVALTFILLLMFELGQGQSLSPLQYLMVGAAMTLFYLLLLALSEHLGFGMAYVLAALVPVLSIPAYVASATQSRGRGVIMLVMLLGLYGLLYSILRLEDYALLMGSGLLLAVLLTLMFLTRRQSVPG
- a CDS encoding phosphatase PAP2 family protein, whose protein sequence is MHHTHAPRFGQGSRPLLLLLFWLLLLLPSAMLYLLDIKLFPLLRLDTIGADALYWVTFTGTAPWGALTAVAVAALGFYRLSRAQATRMLLALALSLGGGLVLNEYLKTCFDEPRPNAQWMAEQGLLELEPFYQKSKPERREQISRLFAEQNSSLPPLSAAIADHWQHEVGLSFPSGHTLFAAVLALSGFWFFIASGHWGVCGLLGIWAVAMGFSRMLLGMHHSQDVLAATLIALPLAMVGIALARLPVLFRR
- a CDS encoding substrate-binding periplasmic protein gives rise to the protein MRLSLFLLAMCLALASHAATVTIGAPNNKPPYVLEDSESGLELEIIRAAFAEVGMDVRFKFYSRKRQLLFYEKERLDGVMTVNSYFGLPGYASDHYIYYRNVAISLKERGVKLRQIIDLKNYSVAAFENASFMLGGEFQKVSSNTIYRELNPQTNQNKMLYLGRIDVAVADKYIFLANNRLVETEVDTSLPLEYHEVFPRTAYQLMFHNSVVRDAFNEGLKKIKKNGQYQQLMKTYLN
- a CDS encoding pyridoxal-phosphate-dependent aminotransferase family protein; this translates as MQAAPKIAPFMPPRRILMGPGPSDVYPEVLLAQSRPTVGHLDPLFVAMMDELKSLLQYAFQTQNEMTLAVSAPGSAGMETCFVNLVEPGEKVVVCRNGVFGERMRQNVERCGGVAVVVDFPWGAPVDPDVVEGVLKLNPDAKFLAFVHAETSTGALSDAKTLCALAREHGCLSIVDAVTSLGGVELRVDEWGIDAIYSGSQKCLSCVPGLSPVSFSPRAVEKLKSRKTQVQSWFLDQTLVMGYWSGGGKRAYHHTAPVNALYALHESLRLLAEEGLENAWARHQNMHQLLKAGLEKLGLGFVVDEAYRLPQLNAVYIPEGVDDAAVRSSLLGRYNLEIGAGLGDLAGKAWRIGLMGYGARAENVALCLRALEEALA